In Gimesia panareensis, the genomic window ACGATGCTGCGGGAGATCAGCGAGGAGCGCGGCTGGAACTGGGAGATCGACCTGGTGCCCGATCCCGATCCAGTGCTGATCCGCGCTGATCAGGTCGTCGCTTCCGCCGACAGTCAGATTCTCAACCAGGCCGAACGCTGGTTCAATCTGGCCCGTACCGCCATTGAAGTGCGGGTGCCCGAAGCCTGGATCGTGGATCTGTCGTGAGAGGGGATTGTGCAGTTCTTCAGTGGATGTGACATTGCGGCACTCGTCCTGGCAAGCCATGTCACGGGAATCAGCCACTTTTACCTCGCCTCAGCGATTTGTTCCGGGGAAAGCGACGTAAAGGCCCAATCCTCACCCGACTCTTCCATCTGCGCGAAGAAGAGACGCTGGCCATCCGTTCGAATATTGATTAAACCGTACCGCAGGCCGCGAACGACCTTGGCGATGTCGAGGCGGGGCCAGTGGAAGGGGGTGGATTGGCTTGTGCCGAGAAACAGGCGGAATCGCGCCATTTCATCTTCTGTGTTGTACACGTTGTCCGCTCCAGTCGGCTTGTTTGCCTCGAAAGGCGGTCGAGGGGTCGGGTATTCCTTCATTTCGCCCACATTCGTGATGGCAACGGATTGCGCCACCTCGGTTATGTAGATCATCGGACAGATGAGGCTGTCGCGTTCGTGATCGACGAGACGTCGGCCGGTGATGGCACTGGCAGCAACGATGGTGGGTCGCGGATGGTCGTATGTTTCCGCGTCGCCTGAAGAGATGACCGTGCAAAGCGGCCGCATTCCCTCGAGGAAGCGATATGAGACATCGTGGCTTCCGTGATGGCAACCTTTGGCGACGTCACTCTTGTACTCGGCGAGGAAGTTCGCGCCATAGTAGTCCATGATATGGTTCTGGCTGTGGGTATTCAGGTCGCCGGTCAGTAGAATTCGGCGTTCGCCGTAGTCAAGGCGCAGGACGACACTGTGGCCGTTGGTGTTCTTCGAGTCTCCATCTGGAAACTTCTTGAGCCCGGGTACCCCGTTGACCTGGTTCTCTACCGGACCGAGCAGTCGGATAGCGCACTTCCCATCGGCTGGTTCAAAGCCCGGAAGGTAATCATGTGTGGCGGTCGAGAGGCGTGTAATGGCGGAGGGGGAACCCGACTTGCGTTTCAATTTTGTGGCGGCCTGGATGAACTGCCCCCATGATCCGCTCAAGGTATCTAAGTCTGGATCGTCGATCTTTGCCACCGCATCGAGGGCGGAACTGCGGTTCCCCAGCAGTTTGGTGTAGCAACCGCTGTCGGTGTGGCCGAGGCTGCGTTTCGCCCGCCCGCGGCTATCGCGTCCATTGAACCACCAGGAGAGCCCGGCATGGTAGACCACCTCAGCCGTTACCGCCTTGCAATCGAGTTCGGCCCGGTCCTTCTCGTCCTGGTCAATTAAATCGAAGAGCCCCCCGAAATGGTCGATGTCGTTGTGAGTGGCAATCATTGCGTCGAGCTGGATCTTCGTCTGATTGAGATCGTTCCGGTCGGCGAAGGAAACGTAGTCCTTGAAGAATTTCCAATCGACGAAATCAGCGGCGTTCTTACCGCCATTCTGAAACGAACGGGTGTTGCCGCCATCGACCATAATATTATGACCATCAGGAGTGACGACCAGGAGGCCGTCTCCCTGACCGACGTCGATGACATAGACCTCTAAGAGTGGCTCGCCGCCGAGATGTCGATTGTTGACCCACAATTCGACGTTGCGCCCGCTGACCCGCGTGACCCCCGGCCGGCTCTCAAGCACGCGCACGCGATCGCCCCAGATGTACGCACCTTTCTTACCACTGGAAGGAGGCTTGCGGGAACCATTGTCTTTTCTTGCCTGTTCGGCGGTTCGATAATAGTTCGCCGTGTCTGTTTTGATGACGTCATCCCACCACTGATTTCTAGCTGGCATAGTCTTCTCCTCAGTGACCGATTAATGGAAACAGTTTCTAACCCGGGAGTGCCATCCTCTCTTACATCACTGTTGAGAGACAGGGGTATGTATCATCTTAATGTGTCGAATGTTCAGTGGTCTGTCAATTGGAAAGGGGAATATAAGTTACCATTGTATTTGTTCGTTTGGTGCCGGGCAGTCTTTAGTGATGTGGAAGAAAAACGGTGTCAAGAATCATTTTCTGCTTCAGGTGCCAGTAAA contains:
- a CDS encoding ComEC/Rec2 family competence protein, whose product is MPARNQWWDDVIKTDTANYYRTAEQARKDNGSRKPPSSGKKGAYIWGDRVRVLESRPGVTRVSGRNVELWVNNRHLGGEPLLEVYVIDVGQGDGLLVVTPDGHNIMVDGGNTRSFQNGGKNAADFVDWKFFKDYVSFADRNDLNQTKIQLDAMIATHNDIDHFGGLFDLIDQDEKDRAELDCKAVTAEVVYHAGLSWWFNGRDSRGRAKRSLGHTDSGCYTKLLGNRSSALDAVAKIDDPDLDTLSGSWGQFIQAATKLKRKSGSPSAITRLSTATHDYLPGFEPADGKCAIRLLGPVENQVNGVPGLKKFPDGDSKNTNGHSVVLRLDYGERRILLTGDLNTHSQNHIMDYYGANFLAEYKSDVAKGCHHGSHDVSYRFLEGMRPLCTVISSGDAETYDHPRPTIVAASAITGRRLVDHERDSLICPMIYITEVAQSVAITNVGEMKEYPTPRPPFEANKPTGADNVYNTEDEMARFRLFLGTSQSTPFHWPRLDIAKVVRGLRYGLINIRTDGQRLFFAQMEESGEDWAFTSLSPEQIAEAR